The genomic window GCATAGCTAAAATCTGAGTAAATAACTTAAGCAAGCCGTGTACATCCGAGCTCTTTGAGGTATGCATGCTAAAGTGCAGGTACAAGACATCTGAACACCGTAATACATATTTACAACAGCTGCGTAAACAAAGTTAGTTGATGATGAGCTAGTCAGCTGAATGAGAAACGAAGAAGGCCACGTCATGAAACCTTTAACGGTCAGCTAGCAAAATCACTTGGCCCGGATAAGTTACAGTATGCTTGGttacaaaacacatttagtCAACTGTAGCATATTACGTTGCATTTAAATCACAAACCCTCAGTACTTTAATTACGAAAGTAATTGGACTGAAATTATGAGATTGAAAGGGCTGAAATTAAGTCTACTTCCAAAGCACGAAAAGGCGTTGTCTCAGGTCAGTTTACGATAGTTGTTGGCGTCTTTTGAAAGATAATTTCTTTGCAGCTAATTACACCCCACCTACAGTTGCGAAAATGATGGGAAAGGCTGGATCCTACCGTGTGTCCAGAGGGGCGAGTTTTGCCCAAATTTTGAAGAAGAATATTCCTGCAGCTCCAGGGTTTGGGACACAGTTTGTGTCTCCGACAGTCTCAGAACATCTGGATACCCACAACAACCAACACGACCAAGCAAGAAACAACCCAGCCAAAATTAGTTAAGAAACTCCATAATTTAGCTAACAACTGCCTACATTTCTGTCTTAATTTGATATAATATAGCAGATTGACTCTCCAAACCATAGTTTGTACTTTTTACAGATCCTAGGCCAAAAAACATCCCCAAGGAGTTAATTGACAGGTATAAACGGGGTGAGATGCATGCTGTATCTACACTTTACCAACTCTCTCAGGTCTTACACTTTCAGCTGGAACTGAAGGAAACTGTCACTACAGGTATCATTTTTCCATTACAATGATAGGTCCCATAACCATATTCAGTGTGTTAAGGTCTATAAGTTTTGTTAAATGTGGCATTTAGCTGGTAATTTAAAATCTGTGTTAAATTATTGCCATCGTGTTCTTGAACTGTAAGCATGATTAGGTCAAAGAAAAGGTTTGGACCAAACAGTCTGTtttgaaagagaagagatgggTGGATGGGAGGGATCGCTCATGCCAAAACTATGTTAGGTCAAACTGGCACAGGACAATTTAATGATAGTTAACTGTTGTAACTGAGAGCTAACTTTTATGAAGTTTAATGCactttttacagtcatttttctTATAGGTATTATTACAAAGCAGCTTAGCTGAATCTGGTGCCCCAAGTAAGCCAGAATCATGAGTATAAACAAGAAGAAACCTCAAGAGAAAATAAGACTCAATCATAGGGAGCCTCTGGTCGTCACTTGACAGCCAGTGGTTACAATAATAGATGCATGCTTAGACTATTTAAGAAAGCtaaaagacagaaagtactAGGTGGTGAGGACTAATCAGTcatatttatatacatgtaGTCAATGacctgtttgcatgtgtatgtgcatggaGCAGATGGTGTTACAGGTTTCTACTTTGCATTCTGCGCGGTTATCGATGGTGTGCAATATAAGACAGGAATGGGCATCACTAAAAAAGAAGCCCGAGCCAAAGCTGCCCAGCTAGCGTTGGAGGAACTGCTACCCGGTCTGGAGAGTGTGGGAGAACTGCCCGATGCCGCTGGTAACCATTGCCACAACTTTCAGCAATGTTACCGCTTAGACTTTATGATCGATATTGAACCAACGTGTTGTTAAATGGCTTATAATTGATGCAATGGTTCTGTTGTTTAATCCAGATTGTGCCATTACTTCTATATTCAGTTATTTTCCATAGCAGCTTCTATCTTTTTTGCTGCATTGTAGGAGGTGGTACGTTTTACTAATAGCTGATCAATAGTCTGTCATACAGGATAACCACATAGCTTTTAAACTGTTGAGATGAAAGTAATCACGTGTATTATGAAACACACAACAGTGGCATGTATGCTTTTGGGCTCGCAGGCTGTCCTAATATTAGAAGTGCCAGTGATTTGGAGGTGCATTTAAAACTGTGTTGAAAGTCTCCTCTCTACCattgtttttcatattcatatggTATTGCTTTGAGAGGAGTTGCTGATGGGAGAGTGTTACATTCTAGACTGATTCTCTGTTCATCTTTAGCAGAGGGACCACCTCCTCTACCCGTGAAACAATCGGCAGTGTCTGACACACCTCCTGGAAAAGCTATGTTTGGTAAGAGCACTTCAACCGTGCGTAAACGCACACTTTTTTTAGGCCCCAAAATTAATCTCATCAGTGATTTTCTTAACACTTCACTTTACTTCACTTAAACACTTCAGTTTAGTACACTCTTTGTGGAGACACTGTGTGAATGACCTCCCAGTGGTTGTTTTGGAGTTGGGTGTAACTACGAGGCCTTGCGGGTGTACTCGCTACAACACCACTGTTTTGGCCCTTGGgatgggtcaaggaacaggttaGGGTAAAGGTTCTTGCAAGGAGATTGGGGCTTGCTGGCAGTGCTCTCCATCAGCTTGTTCCGTGTTATTAATATTGTGCCTGAACAACCATGACAAGGCAACCAGGTCTAACCTTGTAATGCAGGTGCTTTAAGTGGAAGTATGGGCCAATTCTCCATAGTGTATGAGGCCTGCCCCTGAGCTCCATAGTGTATGAGGCCTGCCCCTGAGTCTATAGTGTATGAAGCCTGCCCCTGAGCTCCATAGTGTATGAGGCCTGCCCCTGAGCTCCATAGTGTATGAAGCCTGCCCCTGAGCTCCATAGTGTATGAAGCCTGCCCCTGAGCTCCATAGTGTATGAAGCCTGCCCCTGAGCTCCAGTAATGTTTGACTATGCTCTTTTGCCTCATACCCATATAGAATTTTAATGACAATAAAGCCAACAGAAGGATTACAAATCAAAGCTTTGACACAGCTAAAAATCTGTTGCCTAAACCCATTGCCTCCAGTGATTTCAAATCCTCTGgttttatttcttgtttattAGAAAGGAAGAATCCAATTCAGGACCAGGTTCCAAATGCAGTGAGGGACATATTCACCAAACTGATGGACAGTTACCCCAAATTCTCTAGCTGTGGAAGCACCTTGGCTGCATTTCTCATCCATTCTCGTAAGCCTTGCCCAGCCTTATTGCCACAGCAGGGCGGTCGGGATTCTGTATTCTAATTTTACATGCAGAAAAAAGTTGCACACCAGTTCACTAGTGTCACAGAGTGTCTGTAAAATCGGATCTGTCTTTCTACTTATCTGCTACCGTAATCTTAAGTATCTGAGTTTGTGAGATAAGAGTGCTGAGGTATTTTTGTTCGAACTGTTTGTTCAGCCTCTGGGTATGAAGTGGTCGCTCTGGGAACTGGCAGTTTAAACACTAAAGAGAGTGCTTCACCAAATGGACGAATCCTCCATGACTCACATGCTGTGGTTACTGCGCGACGATCACTCATGAGGTAATGTAGCACCACAAAGACCGCTTTTGATTTCTGCATTATTTTCACTGAACTGCTTTCACTGATTTTATGGTAACACGTTTTAGCTTCATTATTACTCCTAAAGTTTTTTTGGGAATTGCTTCCATCGTTTCATTTTGAATAATAAGAAACTTTCATGCTCCATACGGACAAAATAGTACTTTAAGACAGGAAGTGtgggacagggacagagggaatCACATCAAACTCCGCTCACTGTAGGGCTAGACAAACCTGTTGAGAACAATATATAACTGACCATTTTTAGATCAGAAATTATTTGACTAAAAGAGATTCAAGATACCCTTCCTGATAGCTCTTTCTTATTTTAGTTTACTACAGTAAGAGGCCTGTGATTTTAGTGAGACATTAACATTTCCTACAGAGAAGGCGACAGCAGATTACTCCTCTCTTGCAGAATTATCTGACAAAACTGTTTGATCCAGTCTCACTGTGCAGTACTGAGTTAGCCTTTCGTTTTTAGAAAACTAACCAAATATTACATCCTCCTTTTCCCTGtgcttcgtgtgtgtgtgcctcgtAATGAACTCGGGGTCAAAACATTTGTCCCAAAATATTTGCACTGCCATAGGGTTCATTTGCCCAAGGTTTGGCAAGTCATGAAGCACATGTCAGTCACAAATGCTGTAGGCATTGGCTCCTCATTTGCATGTCCTGGGGTTTATTGGGGATTTGGCTTTTCCATTGAACACCACTGACATACAGTTATTTGTTGGCTATGTTATCTCTTGTGTTTCATGTTGTTTGAAAATCTGCTAAGTTGAATGTTTTAGCCTGTACTTCCTTCAGTGGTTTTATAGTTAAGTGCAGATAATACTTGGTGATCTCTCACTGGTCCTCATTGACCAAGATGCCTGATCTATAGACTTCATAAGATCAGTTTATCAGGCTGAAAATGCAGTTTACAGTGGTGACAGTCCAAAATCTGCTACTGATGTcaaagtgtgttgtgtgttttgttactAAAGTCTTTAATAATGACAATGGGTGATTCCCAGACTGATCTGAAGAAGGTTTTCCAGTGtactctgtcctgtgtgtaatgttttacaGGTATCTGTACCGGCATGTGCTGCTGTTCTTCAGTAAGAATCACTCTCTGAAAGAGGGCTCTGTATTTCAGGAGGATGAGTCAACCAAACTCCTGAGACTGAGGAGTCAAATCACACTGCACCTCTACCTTAACCAGCTACCTAAAGGAGCTGCCCAGATCCCTTCGCACCTGTACgtcacacgcgcgcacacacgcaagtCCCCAGAGGAGCTGTCAAGATCTTGGCCATATATGTACAAACTAAACATACACCAGATGTCAGTTTGATAGACTGGAGCTTTAATGACGTATGTATGCGTGTTCCTCCACAGGCGACTGAACCCTCTGTCCATCTCTGCTTGGGAGGTCAATAACCAGATTGGCCTTCATGTAACCATCGATGGGAaagttttctcagttttctccaggttggaGCAGACGGGCTCAAAGGTGGTCAGCATGTCGGGGAGCGATAAACTGACGCAGTGGCAGGTTCTCGGCTTCCAGGGTGCTCTGCTTAGTCACTTCATCGAACCTGTTTATGTCAGCAGCATCGTCGTGGGTCAGTTACACACATCTGCTCTTCCACACTTTTGTCTTAGCTTAGCGTTACGTTAAGTTAGAAGCAGTCTTATTCCTGTGTGGAAAATAagacatgtcacacacacctctgagtTGTGTCACTTTGCAGGGAGACAAAAAGATGTTTGGatatttgtctgtatttgtgcGTAATGACAGGTGAAGAGAGCTGTAAAGAGACAAGGGGTATGGAGGTGGCTGTCAACCAACGTGTGGATGATGGCATCACTGCCAAGCTGCCTATGTACTACTGTGTGTACCGACCTCACATCAGCCTGGTGCCCTCTGTAATGCCCACAGATGGGCATGCTGCCCAGCAGACTCTAAGCATCAACTGGTGCCAGGGAGATGTATCTCTAGAGGTGGTAGACTCTCTGGAGGGCAAGTCTGTGGAGGAGTGAGTTCAGTCCAACTCTGCATCTCTCAGCTTCAGACTTAGGCACTTTTACATAGCATATTTGTCTTAAACAAAACCAAGAGCTCCCTTAACACAAGGCTGAAATACATTAACCTCCAGAACAGGTCTGAGTTTGGAACGTTGCTTTCTGAAATTACTCTGCAGTATGAAAAATTTAGAAATTAGCCTTGGGCTTGTAGAGTCCAGTGAAAAATGATACCAAAAAATAGTTCTAAAGCCAAGTcatttgctcacacacacacacacacacacacacacacagacgtataCATGTATATAAGCACATATGGAAAATCTTTTGCCGTAAAGAGGTGGTTTAGACACCTGAAAGGTTGCCACTGATGAGTGGAGGCATCACAAAAAGAGCATAAAATGGGAGAGGTATTCCCAGGTAGTATATTTGTCAGttatttcttcagttttgtcGTTTTTTAGGAGCAAAGTGGCAAGATCTATACATCTCTCTGTTGAAACCCATACGTCTGTAGTTGTGTTGAGAGGTGACATTTATTCTTATTAACCAGACAGCTTGGTGTCCCCATACTTTTCATGGGCAATGTGTATACTGTTTtacatgctgtttgtgtgtgactctcAGGTCTCCTTTTAAGAGTGGCCCAGCCTTGGCCAGTCGACTCTGCAAGGCAGCCATGCTCAGTCGCTTTAATCTGGTGGCCAAGGAAGCCCATAGGGAGGACCTGCTGGCTGCTGTGTCCTATAGGGAGGCAAAGGTACTGCAGGACATTCACTTATATTACTGTAACACAGGTTTGatgttgtcttttctctgaTGACAAAAGAGTGCAACAGTGCTTCGAGGTTTTAATAGAATTGGTGGATTTGTAGATAGCACCTGCATGCCACTTGTTACTATAGTATTTCTTATGTATGTGAAATGGAAATAACTGAACGGAGATTGGAAGTAATTCTAAAGCGGTTCAGAAGTGCTTACTGATtgatttttgtgtttcagatgaTGGCAAAGCCATACCAGGAGGCAAAGAGTGTGCTGAAGTCGTACCTAGCCTTGAGAGGTTACGGTCAGTGGGTGGACAAGCCACCAATCAGTGACCACTTCAGCATGTGAGACTGGGCCTGATCAACGCATTCAAATACAACCGAATCAAGAGTAatttaacttttatttatttatttttttcattttagttttaaaCACCTCATGAGCCTTGGTTCAGCTCTTTTTCAAATAGGCATGTTTtgattcattattttctttaaagCCAAGCTGTAAATATGGTTTGAAAGTTCAGTTCTGGAAGAATTTGTCTGAGGTTGTTCCCAACTCTTACTGTATTTTCATGTGGAATTACTGTAAGTGTAAGTAATGTTTCACTCtgacaaaataaatgttttgtttagatTGTGCATGATATGTATGATCTCTTCATTTGCTAATACAGCATCTTACTGGCTCAGCAACCAAAACTTGCGGTTCTAAGGCTAATGCTATGACTTTTCTCATATAAGCAGCCAGAACTGTTTATTGTAACTTGTAGTTTTGAAGTCACCTTTCGGTCTGTACTTTAACAGTTCTGTGAATAATGGCTGATTAATTTTCTGGAATCACACATTATCCAGTTACTTAGCACTCAAACAAGTTTGTTTTGAGCTGTGTGAAATTTGGCCCAAATAAAGACCAAGATTATACATCCTTTAGATTTAATAGGAATTAAATTCATCTAGGTTGCATCTTTGTCAAAATTAGCAGAAAGGAAATCATACCACAGAGCACAGCAAGGAGGGGTTATGTCAGACCTTAGAACTTTACACAGTCTGGAGCTATCATGGCAATTGTCACCAATGCATGATAGTCAGCTAAAATGAAACCAGTGtggtatttatttttctcacagatAAGTAAGCTAAACTTAGAGCTCCAGAAGTTAGCTGACTAGCTAAATGCTGTGTTCCTGGCTTAGGCCTAAACTACTCTTTCCTTAAGTAGATCACTTAAGGTAGATGTGACATTCTATACCATGATCATGTCATATGTGTGAAATGTGGCAGTAGTTTCTGATTTTATATACCGTAAAAGTTTAACTTTGTTTTGCCTCAACAAATAGAGTTGTAGCTTGTCGTGCTGTTGGGTAACCAGTGAGAGATAGACTAGGAAGATAGTACCAGGAACCCCAGTCTGTTGGCCTCCATTACAGACATAGCACATCTCATTGAAGCTCTGGGAGTATCATAGAATCAGACAACTGGTCGCTAACACCTGATGATGATAAACTGAGGTCTTTGATGTGACCTGACAACCTTCTACAAATTATacctgaggaaaaaacaaacgCTTCCTGTGAGAACATCTCATTTCATAGTGGACCAGTTTACTTCAGTGCAGTACTGAAGTCAAACTAATCTGTATTCAATCGTGTTTCCCCCCAAATCAGTGCAAACATGTTGAACAGTGTCTAGAGGTCAGagcaccaaaaaaaagggggggggggggggcacgctTGAGAAAGTTCTGATGTGGACCCTTGCTTAATTGTTGCCATGATGGTAAAGCTTAAAATAGTTGAGAGAAAAGCttatattcttttattttattatttatattcataaatATAGCCAGCTTCAAACAGCAACTATGGGGCCAAGGTAGCATGAGACACATGGACCAACTGTTCAACATGGGAAGAAATGGAAATGTAGGAAATTCCTATTCTGATGTAAATGGCGGTCTGGCAGCCATATTTTAGATTGTAGCTACTTTCAAATTGACGTTAACAGTTGTTACGGCCGGTCATCAGCTTGTAGCATAAAGGAGGAGACGCACACGATAACAGTTCTAAATCTAGGGGTTTTTATTATCCAAAACATATAGACAAAGGATTAAGAAAGCGAGTTGAGGGAGGGAAGCGGGAGCACAATCACACTGAGCTGGGATGGAGCGATATTCACTAGAACACTCATACGCATCTCGCTGGAATGGTGCCATGTTGTGACATTTCCTGGTTCAGGTAAAAAATTTCTTGGTTCATGCAAAAAATATTCACGTTCTGTTTGAGGGATATAAAGTATATGGTGATGTTTCAGAGGTGATGTTGATGGAAATCTTGTCAGTCATGGTTATAATTTTGAGAGACACTAACACAGGGTGTCcatatgtcctctttttcgCGGACATGTCCTCTCTTCTGGACCTAAAAAATGCATCTGgccgggatttctaaatcgccaCAGATGTCCGGGATTCGGCTTTTTTGCTTTCTACACGGGCCTTTCGTACGCAACCATTGGTTGGCCATGTACATGCCCTTCACGCAAACATTGGTCAAACTGCATCTCAGTCATTACCCTCAGCAccacagcaacagccaagagacttAAAGAGAGCCaagagagctttaaaaaaaaaaatgcccaaatgcaaatgtaatgttTACAGATGAATCGCACAAAAAATTCCTGCGTTTTAATCTCGGTCAGGATCCATGGGAAGCAGAATGCATGACATGCAAAGCTGGCACATACCTGTCAGTGTCAAATAAAGATGCTAGCATGAAAGCTGGGAAAGATTCTATCTTGGGGAAAGTACCAGAGCACATCAGGAGGagtgaaaagtgtccagtgaaATAGTGCATTTCTTTTATGGCAgctgatattttattttattttaatctatGGCCATGAAAAGAAATAGTGTTATGTAAAAGGTGTTAAGAGCtaaactatttttttatttgtttggttttattttattgttgagGGCCAAAAGTTGAATAGAAAGGAATAAGATTATGGCCATAAGGGCTAACGAAGGCATTTATTATTTGTCTTGTTAAAGACCAgctgtttatgtatttaagtTCAAAAACATAGTTGCATGGTTGTGGACGCGTTTGTCAACCatttaaacacccccccccccacacacacacacacacattgccacGGTGCCACCGATTACTTGAaacacccccccaaaaatatGGTCACTCTAACTAACATAATGAAAGTCGATCAAATATGAAGGCATGAAACCTCTGCGTGCATCACTTTGACTATGTGACAAACCATTTGAATCAGACTTGCCCAGAAGTGGGTAAATATTTCATGCATGGTAGAAATCCTCGTCATACACAAATTGATTGCTTTGTGGGAGATGTCAGTGGTGTATAGGGTGAAGTGAAATGTTCTGGCAGAGTCACTTTTGAGTACTACAAATGAAACGCAGCAGTGAACTGAGATTGTTG from Chanos chanos chromosome 2, fChaCha1.1, whole genome shotgun sequence includes these protein-coding regions:
- the adad1 gene encoding adenosine deaminase domain-containing protein 1, with the protein product MMGKAGSYRVSRGASFAQILKKNIPAAPGFGTQFVSPTVSEHLDTHNNQHDQARNNPAKINPRPKNIPKELIDRYKRGEMHAVSTLYQLSQVLHFQLELKETVTTDGVTGFYFAFCAVIDGVQYKTGMGITKKEARAKAAQLALEELLPGLESVGELPDAAEGPPPLPVKQSAVSDTPPGKAMFERKNPIQDQVPNAVRDIFTKLMDSYPKFSSCGSTLAAFLIHSPSGYEVVALGTGSLNTKESASPNGRILHDSHAVVTARRSLMRYLYRHVLLFFSKNHSLKEGSVFQEDESTKLLRLRSQITLHLYLNQLPKGAAQIPSHLRLNPLSISAWEVNNQIGLHVTIDGKVFSVFSRLEQTGSKVVSMSGSDKLTQWQVLGFQGALLSHFIEPVYVSSIVVGEESCKETRGMEVAVNQRVDDGITAKLPMYYCVYRPHISLVPSVMPTDGHAAQQTLSINWCQGDVSLEVVDSLEGKSVEESPFKSGPALASRLCKAAMLSRFNLVAKEAHREDLLAAVSYREAKMMAKPYQEAKSVLKSYLALRGYGQWVDKPPISDHFSM